The Sporomusaceae bacterium genome window below encodes:
- a CDS encoding TerC family protein, whose amino-acid sequence MEFIGALLGIMMVNIVLSGDNAVVIALASRALPPQQQKMAVLWGSAGAIGLRVVLTVVAVVLLHIPYVQFFGGVLLVWIAAKLLLENGGEENIEASSSLWKAVKTIIIADIIMSLDNTLAIAAVAKGDYVLLGLGLALSIPLIVFGSQIILKVMDRFPVIVYAGAGLIAWTAGEMMQSDKLMAAYTEMMPHWLLPAVITAAVIAAGVWNNKYRKTTVEAAEERATADEQLN is encoded by the coding sequence ATGGAGTTCATTGGCGCACTATTGGGAATCATGATGGTGAACATCGTGCTGAGCGGGGATAACGCCGTGGTTATTGCGCTGGCAAGCCGCGCGCTTCCTCCGCAGCAGCAGAAGATGGCCGTCCTGTGGGGTAGTGCTGGGGCGATAGGGCTGCGGGTGGTACTGACCGTCGTAGCAGTTGTACTTTTGCACATACCGTATGTTCAATTTTTCGGCGGCGTGTTGCTCGTCTGGATAGCCGCCAAGCTGCTGCTGGAAAACGGCGGCGAGGAGAATATCGAAGCTTCGAGTTCACTGTGGAAGGCAGTCAAGACTATTATCATCGCCGATATCATCATGAGCCTGGATAATACGCTGGCGATCGCCGCGGTTGCCAAAGGCGACTATGTTCTGCTCGGCCTCGGTCTGGCGCTGAGCATTCCGCTGATCGTGTTCGGCAGCCAGATCATTCTGAAGGTGATGGATCGTTTCCCGGTCATCGTGTACGCCGGGGCCGGGCTTATCGCCTGGACGGCCGGCGAGATGATGCAAAGCGATAAACTTATGGCCGCTTACACGGAAATGATGCCTCATTGGCTGCTGCCGGCAGTGATTACGGCCGCAGTTATTGCCGCCGGGGTATGGAACAATAAGTACCGGAAGACAACGGTCGAAGCTGCCGAGGAGCGGGCGACCGCCGACGAACAGCTTAACTGA